The following is a genomic window from Bordetella sp. H567.
GGAGATCCGCCCTATCGTCCGCGAGGCCCTGGCGGCGATAGGCGGCATCATGGAAGACGGCGGCGCCTTCGATCCCTTGAAGTCATCGCGCACCTTCCGCATCGCGGCGCGCCACACCATTGAATGGATGCTGGCGCCCGGCCTGCGCAGCTATTGCGACGGGCATGCGCCGATGGTGCGATTCAGCTTCGTCAATATGCAGGGCGTGGCCCTACCGGAAAAGCAGCTGGAGGATCATTCCATCGATATCGCGCTGGGGCGTTTCGAGGACGTGAGCGGGCGATTCCGCACCCTGCCCTTGTTCGATGATGACCGGGTGTGCCTGATGCGGCAGGGCCATCCAGCCGCGCGCAAACGGCTGACGCCGGCGAACTTCTGCAAGCTGCGGTTCGTGACCACCACGGATATGTTCGGCAAGGACAACGAGGTGGATACTTGGCTGCACAAGGCGGGGTATCAGCGGCAGTTCGATCTATATGTGTCCAGCATGAGCCATGTACCGCTGATCCTGCTGCAGACGGATTTGGCGGTGACCATGCCCCGCAAACTGGCGACGTACGTGGCGCAGTTTCATCCGCTGAGTGTCGTGGAGCTGGGATTCAAACTGCCCAGTTCGCACTACAACATGGTCTGGCACGCCAGGTGGGATGACGTGCCCTCACATCGGTGGATGCGCGATGTCGTAAGCGGTTTGATGACGGATCAGGCGTTTCGGGCTAACCACACGGTGGAGGCCGCACACGGGACACGTTGATTAAGTTTTCAGAGCAGGTGCCGTAATACGGACTCCGGCCGCATAGATCCAAGACGATATGAGTACGCGCATTGTCACTGGCATCGCTCTGATCACGTTTGTTCTTTTGTTGGCAGGCTGCCAAAGCGCCAATGTCCAGTCCAGCTACGATCCTTCAACCGATGCGCGGGTCCGTATCTCGATGGTTTCGAAATGGTGGAAGGTCTGGTTCAATCGTTCCTGCTATCCCGTGTCCTTCGACCCAAATATCGACAAACTGGACACAGCCTATCGCTGGGACTTCGCCCCCAACAAAACGGTCGGCATGCCGCCAGGAATGCGCAGCCCGTATGACGAATACATCGTCCGCGCAGGTATGCCCATCACCCTGGGCATCGACCTTGGCGGAGTCAAGGGCTACGTCGCGCCCATTAACGGGGGCGACGTGGTTGAGCGACATCTCTATATCAAGGACTTCGTCTATATGACGATGAATCCCGGGACCGACTACGAGGTATTCCTGGATGGCAACGGCAAGATTGTCGTGCAGGTTCTTACCACTGTGGATGGAAAACCCCATACCGAAAGGCTAGATCTGCCCAGAGCACCGGAATGCCCCAAATACGTCCCGAAGAAACGCAAATTCGACGACTGAGCCGGCAAAGCGAGCGAGCCCGTGTGAGGTACGGTCCGGGCAAA
Proteins encoded in this region:
- a CDS encoding LysR family transcriptional regulator gives rise to the protein MELDTLRKVNLNLLTVFELLMETRSATETAARLHTTQPGISRKLAELRRLLADPLFVLVRRQLVPTPRALEIRPIVREALAAIGGIMEDGGAFDPLKSSRTFRIAARHTIEWMLAPGLRSYCDGHAPMVRFSFVNMQGVALPEKQLEDHSIDIALGRFEDVSGRFRTLPLFDDDRVCLMRQGHPAARKRLTPANFCKLRFVTTTDMFGKDNEVDTWLHKAGYQRQFDLYVSSMSHVPLILLQTDLAVTMPRKLATYVAQFHPLSVVELGFKLPSSHYNMVWHARWDDVPSHRWMRDVVSGLMTDQAFRANHTVEAAHGTR